Proteins encoded within one genomic window of Komagataella phaffii GS115 chromosome 3, complete sequence:
- a CDS encoding Zinc-finger inhibitor of HO transcription has protein sequence MSVLMSNNNHFKNHPDLSNIFHVRSRSDPATSLTSPSQPRCIKQAKHEPNSSKHVKSTSSCPASVANFSIPSCAIDQRALPKKEKRRFSEVHHTESPLSSKRRLEPSEVNQSRKRVSLPPATPLFKSKVENESVSSVPAVARILANLKPTPASSHSIRNSSLLYPDTAYSYINYTTSSCHNFEVIQNTSNNEWRANMVSNLKSGNLQGFKRYKDYCLENYKVTDDKAGANLRTDYEKSRNIPRTRNKMVRFIEAQLRDKESASEAGIYNTANIINYPFVSNYTYQKDGYLDDVSMLCNNVELYKNLDTSHDDKKSEVQHEKHPDGGRLQLYQTIDTPVNQPLSIPASHMVTPPLSSKSSALTTSEDAKSTQPKMSTFKYVSPNSSPMKSNSCSDQITVFRAAKSPQSPKKSPKSPSTRLATISHPNRVCISCHSNHSPCWRPSWSALEGQLCNSCGLRYKKTGARCTNRSCLRIPAKGEWTLMKNKGKLAIPVYGNNEHGEFTLLGEELKYKCLHCEGTVEVGESER, from the coding sequence ATGAGCGTTTTAATGAGCAACAATAATCATTTCAAGAACCATCCAGATTTGAGCAACATTTTCCACGTAAGATCTCGCAGTGATCCTGCAACGAGCTTAACTTCTCCCTCACAACCCCGATGCATCAAACAGGCCAAGCATGAGCCGAACTCATCGAAACATGTGAAATCTACATCAAGTTGTCCAGCCTCAGTTGCCAACTTTAGCATCCCGAGCTGCGCCATCGATCAGAGAgctcttccaaaaaaggAGAAACGCCGCTTCTCAGAAGTGCACCACACTGAATCTCCGTTGTCTTCAAAGAGAAGACTGGAACCGAGCGAGGTGAACCAAAGCAGAAAGAGAGTCTCACTACCACCAGCCACCCCACTGTTTAaatccaaagttgagaaCGAGTCAGTATCTTCAGTTCCAGCGGTGGCCAGGATCTTGGCGAATCTAAAGCCGACTCCAGCCTCATCGCACTCGATACGAAACTCCTCATTGTTATACCCAGACACGGCTTACTCTTATATTAATTACACTACATCCTCATGTCATAACTTCGAAGTTATCCAGAACACCAGCAACAACGAATGGCGGGCCAACATGGTGTCCAACTTGAAATCTGGGAACCTGCAGGGGTTCAAAAGATACAAAGATTACTGTTTGGAAAACTATAAAGTCACCGACGACAAAGCCGGTGCAAACTTGAGGACTGACTACGAGAAGTCAAGGAACATTCCTAGGACACGTAATAAAATGGTACGATTTATTGAGGCTCAATTGCGGGACAAAGAAAGTGCCTCTGAAGCCGGAATTTACAACACAGCCAATATCATAAACTATCCTTTTGTCAGCAACTACACCTACCAGAAAGATGGCTATCTCGATGATGTGAGCATGCTGTGCAACAACGTTGAACTATACAAGAATCTTGATACTTCTCATGACGACAAAAAGTCTGAGGTGCAGCACGAAAAGCACCCAGATGGAGGGCGATTGCAACTTTATCAGACTATTGACACTCCAGTAAACCAACCGTTGTCCATCCCAGCCTCCCACATGGTTACCCCACCTTTATCGTCTAAGAGTTCTGCTCTGACCACTTCAGAGGACGCCAAATCAACCCAACCTAAGATGAGCACATTCAAGTATGTTTCACCCAACTCTTCGCCTATGAAAAGCAATTCTTGCTCTGACCAAATCACTGTGTTCAGGGCTGCAAAGTCACCACAATCACCAAAGAAGTCACCGAAATCCCCCAGCACTAGATTGGCGACCATATCTCACCCAAACCGGGTATGCATTTCCTGTCATTCAAATCACTCTCCTTGCTGGAGACCCAGCTGGTCTGCCCTGGAAGGTCAGCTGTGCAACTCTTGTGGACTGAGATATAAGAAGACTGGTGCTAGATGCACCAACAGGAGCTGTTTGCGCATACCCGCCAAGGGAGAATGGACactgatgaagaacaaGGGAAAACTCGCAATTCCAGTTTACGGAAATAACGAGCACGGAGAATTTACGCTGCTTGGCGAGGAGCTTAAGTATAAGTGTCTTCACTGTGAAGGAACTGTAGAAGTTGGGGAGAGCGAGAGGTAG
- a CDS encoding Calcineurin A — protein sequence MNIMLGKKLAQKRLANENTAKLDNALKVLKNKDEEGLVKRDYSIHITKDGQSLKTTERQVSSVPPPIATKPSDSELFLENGLPDHEFLRTHFIGQGRLHEYQAIRIIEMATSQFIKEPNLLEVPAPVTVCGDIHGQYYDLMKLFEVSGHPKDTSFLFLGDYVDRGCFSIECLIYLYSLKLNYSDTFWMLRGNHECRHLTEYFTFKAECLHKYSEDLYEVCVRSFQGLPLAAIMNKQFFCVHGGISPHLKSIDDVNRIDRFREPPTKGLMCDLLWADPIEEYDEDDATEDHFVPNTLRGCSYAFSYEASSAFLKKTGLLSIVRAHEAQDAGFRMYKRTKTMGFPSLLTMFSAPNYLDSYNNKAAVLKYQDNVMNIRQFSSSPHPYYLPKFMDVFTWSLPFAGDKMVDMLVSILNVCSQKELDEETPLAKVPASALENVDKLIKQKKANASKTTQESQIDPMDLEAKKVVLRNKILAIGRVSRMYQVLRQESENVQKLKSLSVDGQLPPGSLLNGPEGIRQKIHSFDEARKMDLKNEALPPLPTDFAYQQKLEDERIRRDIEQQVKQDRKFNTLAQRLSDF from the coding sequence ATGAACATAATGCTGGGGAAAAAACTGGCCCAGAAAAGGTTAGCTAACGAAAACACGGCTAAGCTTGACAATGCACTCAAAGTGCTAAAGAATAAGGATGAAGAGGGGCTTGTTAAAAGAGATTACTCAATCCATATTACCAAGGATGGCCAGTCCTTAAAGACTACAGAGAGACAAGTTTCGTCCGTACCGCCACCAATTGCTACGAAACCTTCTGATAGCGAgttatttttggagaacGGATTGCCTGACCACGAGTTTTTGAGGACTCATTTCATAGGCCAAGGAAGACTTCATGAATATCAGGCCATTCGTATCATTGAAATGGCGACTTCACAATTTATTAAAGAGCCAAACTTGCTAGAGGTACCTGCCCCAGTGACAGTGTGTGGTGACATTCATGGACAGTATTATGATCTcatgaaactgtttgaagtttcagGACATCCTAAAGATACCAGTTTCCTATTTCTGGGGGATTATGTTGATAGAGGATGTTTTTCTATTGAATGCCTCATTTATCTGTATTCTCTAAAGTTGAATTATAGTGACACTTTTTGGATGCTAAGGGGAAATCATGAGTGCCGTCATTTGACAGAGTACTTCACCTTCAAGGCCGAATGTCTCCATAAGTACTCAGAAGACCTGTATGAGGTTTGCGTTCGATCCTTCCAAGGGCTTCCTTTAGCAGCAATCATGAATAAGCAGTTTTTTTGTGTTCACGGAGGTATATCACCCCATTTGAAATCTATTGACGATGTGAATCGTATCGATAGATTCAGGGAACCTCCTACAAAAGGATTGATGTGCGATTTGCTATGGGCAGATCCTATAGAGGAATACGATGAGGACGACGCCACCGAGGATCATTTTGTTCCAAACACATTAAGGGGCTGCTCTTATGCGTTTTCCTACGAGGCCTCTTCTGcgtttttgaagaagacagGTCTATTATCGATTGTTCGTGCCCATGAAGCGCAAGATGCAGGATTTCGAATGTACAAAAGGACTAAGACGATGGGATTTCCTTCACTTTTAACAATGTTTTCAGCTCCCAACTACTTGGACAGTTACAACAATAAGGCTGCAGTGCTGAAGTACCAGGATAACGTTATGAATATAAGACAATTCAGCTCATCCCCACACCCATATTATCTTCCCAAGTTCATGGATGTATTTACTTGGTCTCTTCCTTTTGCTGGCGACAAGATGGTGGATATGCTAGTTTCCATTCTTAACGTTTGTTCTCAGAAAGAACTGGATGAAGAGACTCCTTTGGCCAAAGTTCCTGCTAGTGCCTTAGAAAATGTAGACAAACTAataaaacaaaagaaagcaaacGCTTCAAAGACTACCCAAGAGTCTCAGATAGACCCTATGGACTTGGAAGCCAAGAAAGTGGTACTCAGAAATAAGATTCTGGCAATTGGAAGAGTATCCAGGATGTATCAAGTTCTCCGTCAAGAGTCAGAAAATGTACAAAAACTTAAGTCTCTGAGCGTGGATGGCCAGCTCCCCCCTGGTTCATTGTTAAACGGACCTGAAGGAATTCGCCAAAAGATTCACTCGTTTGATGAAGCACGTAAAATGGATCTCAAGAATGAGGCACTACCGCCTTTGCCCACGGACTTTGCATACCAGCAGAAACTAGAGGATGAACGTATAAGACGCGATATTGAACAGCAGGTTAAACAAGACCGAAAGTTTAACACATTGGCCCAAAGACTAAGTGATTTTTGA
- a CDS encoding L-ornithine transaminase (OTAse), whose amino-acid sequence MSPNYNISSETAVQYENEYSAHNYHPLPVVFHKAKGAHVWDPEGKEYLDFLSAYSAVNQGHCHPKIIEALVDQASKLTLCSRAFSSDVFGVYAKYITEYFGFESVLPMNTGAEAVETAIKIARRWGYVKKGIPQDEAIVLAAQNNFHGRTIGIISMSTDPEATQDFGPYLKNVGPQIPGEAEGTPLRYGVIEDVERAFSNAGDKIAAILLEPIQGEAGIVVPPADYLPKVQELCKKHNVLLICDEIQTGIGRTGKLLCYEHSKGVRPDMILLGKAISGGVLPVSAVLSSKDIMSVIQPGSHGSTYGGNPLACRVAIAALDVVKDERLVDRASELGDFLFHELSKLQRESNGVISEIRGKGLLTAIVIDDSKANGRTAWDLCLLMKNHGVLAKPTHDHIIRLAPPLVISKEDLLKGVDAIRTSLAELPNAPHVEH is encoded by the coding sequence ATGTCGCCAAACTATAACATCTCATCTGAAACTGCTGTGCAGTATGAAAACGAATATTCGGCCCATAACTACCACCCTCTTCCAGTAGTTTTCCACAAAGCTAAGGGGGCTCATGTTTGGGATCCAGAAGGAAAAGAGTACCTGGACTTCTTGAGTGCTTATTCTGCTGTTAACCAGGGTCATTGCCATCCCAAGATCATTGAGGCTCTTGTGGACCAGGCTTCAAAACTGACTTTGTGTTCCCGGGCTTTTTCCTCTGATGTATTTGGTGTCTATGCTAAGTATATCACCGAGTACTTTGGGTTTGAATCTGTGCTTCCTATGAACACAGGTGCGGAAGCCGTGGAAACCGCAATTAAGATAGCCAGAAGGTGGGGATACGTCAAGAAGGGTATTCCCCAAGATGAGGCAATTGTTCTTGCCGCACAAAACAACTTTCATGGTAGAACAATTGGTATCATCTCCATGTCGACAGACCCTGAGGCTACCCAGGACTTTGGGCcttatttgaagaatgttGGTCCTCAGATTCCAGGTGAAGCTGAAGGCACTCCTTTGAGATATGGGGTAATTGAAGACGTTGAAAGGGCCTTCAGTAATGCTGGTGACAAGATTGCTGCTATTCTATTGGAGCCTATTCAAGGTGAGGCAGGTATTGTTGTTCCTCCAGCTGACTATTTGCCCAAAGTGCAAGAACTATGTAAAAAGCACAACGTCCTACTGATTTGCGACGAAATCCAGACCGGTATCGGTAGAACAGGTAAGCTACTGTGCTATGAACACTCAAAGGGAGTTCGTCCAGATATGATCTTACTAGGAAAGGCAATTTCTGGAGGTGTCTTGCCTGTTTCAGCCGTTCTTTCGTCGAAAGATATTATGTCTGTTATCCAGCCTGGGTCTCACGGTTCGACTTATGGTGGTAATCCCTTGGCTTGCCGAGTCGCCATCGCTGCACTAGACGTTGTCAAAGACGAACGTTTGGTAGACAGAGCTAGCGAGTTGGGTGACTTTTTGTTCCATGAGTTATCCAAGCTGCAGAGAGAATCGAATGGTGTCATCTCAGAAATCAGGGGAAAAGGCCTGCTTACCGCAATCGTGATTGACGATTCTAAGGCCAACGGTAGAACAGCCTGGGATCTTTGTCTATTAATGAAGAACCATGGTGTCCTGGCAAAACCTACTCATGACCATATTATCAGACTCGCCCCTCCTTTGGTAATAAGCAAAGAAGATCTGCTCAAGGGAGTAGATGCCATCAGAACTTCCTTGGCAGAATTGCCAAACGCTCCCCACGTTGAACATTAA
- a CDS encoding Protein with a potential role in pre-rRNA processing: MSLQIDETDFVEASEGADSLKFLNEKSHALFELGVSMLVHKWDALSVAVVNQWGGPNSKDKRDWISAVVVDLFLQNSVVDVAMIEETLLYAMQDEFDVMVEDDSALPLAAQVLDCYRNVAIGEVDKIKESYAKWQAKQSSNSDVKYQVTVGEDPSNPDVSENEVDDYDSDIDAHAPGTQQDEDSEMTEATESVPQAIVDDDGFTIVQRKR, translated from the coding sequence ATGTCACTTCAAATTGACGAAACTGACTTTGTAGAAGCCAGCGAAGGAGCCGATTCActcaagttcttgaatgaaaaatctcaTGCTCTGTTTGAGCTGGGTGTCAGCATGCTAGTGCACAAATGGGATGCTCTATCCGTTGCCGTAGTTAATCAGTGGGGTGGACCAAATAGTAAGGATAAGAGAGATTGGATCTCAGCTGTTGTTGTCGACCTCTTTTTGCAGAATTCGGTCGTGGATGTAGCAATGATAGAAGAAACCCTGCTCTACGCCATGCAGGATGAGTTTGACGTCATGGTAGAGGATGACAGTGCTTTACCGTTGGCAGCGCAAGTTCTAGATTGTTACAGGAACGTTGCCATAGGAGAGGTAGacaaaataaaagaaagCTATGCCAAGTGGCAGGCCAAACAGAGCTCTAACAGTGATGTAAAATATCAAGTCACAGTGGGAGAAGACCCTTCAAATCCTGATGTATCTGAGAATGAGGTAGATGACTATGATAGTGATATCGATGCTCATGCGCCAGGCACGCAGCAAGATGAAGACTCGGAAATGACCGAAGCAACGGAGTCAGTGCCTCAGGCAATAGTAGACGATGATGGATTCACTATAGTTCAACGCAAAAGATGA
- a CDS encoding Ornithine decarboxylase has product MTVPSIVNSFSDVANDKFRTSLLNSECNDHNHTYAVDGLNNVITKRVSKPNTAEALAKSRKMVGQALYDHISAIDLDTCLPEEEESFFVCDLGEVLRLYKNWCEKLPRIKPYYAVKCNNDPKLLEVLATLGTGFDCASTGEINTILNLGVSPDRIAYANPCKSISSVRNAKKVNVNLTTFDNSDELYKIAKYHPESRLLLRISTDDESAQCRLSTKFGASMSESFDLLRLAKKLQLNVAGVAFHVGSGASDFSAITQATKDSSILFEEGTRLGFKMNILDVGGGFVLQTFDESSRYLREACDQYFPEKLFPELKIIAEPGRYFAASAFTLACNVIARRMTTQSSDTTTPTAHAMLYVNDGLYNNLNCVLYDHQLPKGKALTINGRFVYDLQFSLPESEKKIPVSIWGPTCDGLDCISEMTYVSSLMEVGDWIFFDEIGAYTSAAATAFNGFQKESHTIYTCSESLI; this is encoded by the coding sequence ATGACTGTTCCTTCCATCGTTAACTCGTTCAGCGATGTGGCTAATGACAAATTTCGTACTTCTCTTTTAAACAGCGAGTGCAATGACCATAACCATACCTATGCTGTGGATGGCCTAAACAATGTCATTACTAAAAGGGTTTCCAAACCAAATACCGCCGAGGCACTTGCAAAATCCCGCAAGATGGTTGGCCAGGCATTGTACGACCATATCAGTGCAATCGACTTGGACACATGTTTGCCCGAGGAGGAAGAATCGTTTTTCGTATGCGATCTTGGGGAGGTACTCCGTCTCTACAAAAATTGGTGCGAGAAGTTACCTCGTATCAAACCCTACTATGCAGTAAAGTGCAACAACGACCCAAAATTATTAGAGGTTTTGGCTACTCTAGGAACAGGATTTGACTGCGCATCTACCGGTGAAATAAACACTATTCTCAACTTAGGCGTGTCTCCAGATAGAATTGCCTATGCCAACCCTTGCAAGTCAATTAGTTCCGTGAGAAATGCCAAAAAAGTTAACGTCAACCTAACTACATTTGATAACAGTGACGAATTATACAAGATTGCCAAATATCATCCGGAATCTCGCCTACTGCTCAGAATTTCGACCGATGATGAGTCCGCCCAATGTCGTCTTTCAACGAAATTTGGAGCTTCAATGTCAGAATCATTTGACCTCTTGAGACTAGCTAAAAAATTGCAGCTGAACGTGGCGGGTGTGGCATTTCATGTAGGATCGGGAGCTTCTGACTTCAGCGCTATAACGCAAGCAACAAAGGATTCTAGCATCTTGTTCGAAGAGGGGACAAGATTAGGATTCAAGATGAACATTCTGGATGTAGGTGGTGGATTTGTATTGCAAACTTTTGACGAATCGTCGAGATACTTGCGAGAAGCCTGCGACCAATACTTCCCGGAGAAATTATTTCCAGAATTAAAGATCATTGCTGAACCAGGTAGATACTTTGCTGCCTCAGCATTTACTTTGGCCTGCAATGTTATTGCTCGGAGGATGACCACACAATCGTCGGATACGACAACACCCACAGCCCATGCCATGTTGTATGTCAATGATGGGTTATACAACAATCTGAACTGTGTTCTCTATGACCATCAATTGCCCAAGGGAAAAGCTCTGACTATTAATGGCCGTTTCGTTTATGATTTGCAGTTCTCACTACCTGAATCAGAAAAGAAGATACCCGTTTCGATTTGGGGACCCACATGTGACGGTTTAGATTGTATTAGTGAGATGACCTATGTCTCATCTTTAATGGAAGTAGGGGATTGGATATTTTTTGACGAAATTGGTGCATATACTTCTGCGGCAGCTACAGCTTTCAACGGGTTTCAAAAGGAATCCCACACTATTTATACATGTAGTGAAAGTTTAATATAA
- a CDS encoding Na+/H+ antiporter involved in sodium and potassium efflux through the plasma membrane, with amino-acid sequence MAIWEHLAPSKTHIAYACIGVFSTIFSLCSLFIKEKLYIGEASVAVIFGLIVGPHCLNWFAPEDWGNLDLITLEISRMVLIIQIFAVAVELPTKYMKKHWVSVFIFLVPIMTFGWLIVGLFLWIIIPGFNFSEALLVSGCVTATDPVLASAIVGKGKFAERVPGHLRNILSAESGCNDGMAFPFIYLALNLIIHEGNGGLIVQDWICVTLLYECLLGCVLGWAIGLSGRYAIKFAENKGLIDRESFLAFYIVLSFVCAGFGAILGVDDLLTSFAAGTTFAWDGWFSEKTEESQVSTVIDLLLNLAYFVYFGSIIPWEDYNNASIGTPIWRLILIALVIIFLRRIPGMLMLKPVTPDVKTWREALFCGHFGPIGVGAIFASILAKSELESHYTGSTGPLAELPDSSTPHFQLLVSIWPIVTFIIITSIVVHGSSVAVLTLGKHLHTMQFTMTFTHTEGNKNSSNWLNRLPKIDAKGRDISLERIDTLNPSMLSSAATLENSGSNINISGMTAKPAGGMKRRKKTKRSRIRNRFHEETGIGKEQNARRVPEVEDLDLGTMHRRSKEETSTETPSGENTPKVDDTDQDQEAISKVPTTGYTEGNRLIVEDEHGEVIDEYELKDHTPKSQTDQTSVHSYGSFKRALNKISTELEPEVPQKLQRILSTSSQSIKNAKKVLVGCGTKTEGGDRRKLYAFVVGDQVVIENKDGEILRRYKINPHKGESELSDSQLRAGLNNSDIRGLRDNSNAEQPDLEKQENDIVPEEEEVNNPTLTRKMSQKLDNTVQSLIAPFRRTKTASFSVRKKPSELELTESVNTSSNAPLNQQSSSETLSISSEPAENEVKESKVERARRLAALHTSVRDDKDEEGPPVKATKPMK; translated from the coding sequence ATGGCTATATGGGAGCACTTAGCGCCCTCCAAAACCCATATTGCCTACGCATGTATAGGTGTTTTTTCCACAATATTTTCTCTGTGCTCTCTTTTTATTAAAGAGAAGCTCTATATCGGAGAAGCTTCTGTGGCCGTTATATTCGGCCTTATCGTGGGACCACATTGCCTGAATTGGTTTGCCCCGGAAGATTGGGGAAACTTGGATCTGATTACCTTAGAGATCTCTAGAATGGTCCTAATCATACAGATCTTTGCTGTTGCGGTTGAGCTACCCACAAAGTACATGAAGAAACACTGGGTCTCGGTTTTTATTTTCCTGGTTCCAATTATGACTTTCGGTTGGCTGATAGTCGGCCTGTTTTTGTGGATAATCATTCCAGGATTCAATTTCAGTGAAGCTTTACTAGTCAGCGGCTGTGTCACAGCTACTGATCCCGTCTTAGCTTCCGCAATCGTTGGTAAAGGAAAGTTTGCGGAAAGGGTTCCGGGGCACCTGAGAAACATCTTGAGTGCAGAATCGGGATGTAACGACGGTATGGCATTCCCGTTTATATATCTTGCATTAAATTTAATCATTCATGAGGGAAATGGAGGCCTGATTGTCCAAGACTGGATCTGTGTTACTCTCTTATATGAATGTCTCTTAGGCTGTGTTTTAGGATGGGCTATAGGTCTATCCGGTCGATATGCAATCAAATTTGCAGAAAACAAGGGTCTGATTGATAGAGAATCTTTCCTTGCTTTTTACATCGTCCTTTCGTTTGTCTGTGCAGGCTTCGGTGCTATACTTGGTGTGGACGATCTGTTGACATCTTTTGCTGCTGGGACTACATTTGCTTGGGACGGCTGGTTCTCtgaaaaaactgaagagaGTCAAGTTTCGACTGTTATCGACCTGCTGTTGAACCTGGCCTATTTCGTGTATTTTGGGTCTATCATTCCCTGGGAAGATTACAATAACGCTTCGATTGGCACTCCGATTTGGAGGCTGATCCTTATTGCTTTGGTGATTATATTCCTACGAAGAATCCCTGGAATGTTAATGTTAAAACCCGTCACACCAGATGTTAAAACATGGAGGGAAGCATTATTCTGCGGACATTTTGGACCCATTGGTGTAGGTGCAATTTTTGCATCCATCCTGGCAAAATCAGAACTTGAATCACATTATACTGGCAGCACAGGACCCCTGGCCGAACTTCCGGATTCTTCAACACCACATTTTCAACTGCTGGTCTCGATCTGGCCTATTGTCACatttatcatcatcacATCGATTGTAGTTCATGGCTCCTCTGTGGCAGTGCTCACCCTGGGAAAGCATTTACATACGATGCAGTTTACAATGACTTTCACTCATACTGAAGGCAACAAAAACTCGTCCAACTGGTTGAATAGATTGCCAAAAATTGACGCTAAAGGCCGTGACATATCATTGGAGAGGATCGACACTTTAAATCCATCAATGTTAAGCTCTGCTGCAACATTAGAAAACTCAGGTTCTAATATCAATATATCGGGTATGACGGCTAAGCCTGCTGGTGGcatgaaaagaagaaagaagacaaaACGATCTAGGATAAGAAACAGGTTCCATGAAGAAACAGGGATAggaaaagaacaaaatgCGAGACGTGTGCCTGAAGTAGAAGACTTGGACTTGGGCACGATGCATCGTCGTAGTAAAGAGGAAACTTCTACTGAAACTCCCTCTGGTGAAAATACCCCTAAGGTTGATGATACCGACCAAGACCAAGAGGCTATTTCCAAAGTCCCTACGACTGGTTATACCGAGGGAAATCGTTTGATCGTAGAAGATGAGCATGGGGAAGTTATTGATGAGTATGAGCTAAAAGATCACACTCCTAAGAGCCAAACTGACCAAACGAGCGTGCATAGCTATGGGTCGTTCAAAAGAGCTCTTAATAAAATATCAACAGAGTTAGAACCTGAGGTTCCACAAAAACTCCAAAGGATATTATCTACATCTTCGCAGAGCATCAAGAATGCTAAGAAGGTTCTTGTTGGTTGTGGAACTAAGACTGAGGGTGGCGATAGACGAAAGCTCTATGCTTTCGTAGTAGGTGACCAGGTTGTTATTGAGAACAAGGACGGAGAAATCCTCCGTCGGTACAAGATTAATCCGCATAAAGGTGAATCCGAACTAAGTGATTCCCAATTACGAGCTGGTCTCAACAACTCGGATATCCGAGGGTTGAGAGACAACAGTAATGCTGAACAACCTGACCTTGAAAAGCAAGAGAACGACATCGTAccagaagaggaagaggttAATAATCCTACGCTAACAAGGAAAATGTCACAAAAGCTTGACAATACTGTTCAGTCTCTAATTGCACCGTTTCGACGCACTAAAACGGCTAGTTTTAGTGTCAGGAAAAAGCCATCGGAACTGGAACTCACTGAGTCGGTCAATACCTCCTCCAACGCCCCTCTTAATCAACAATCTAGTTCAGAAACCTTGAGCATCTCAAGTGAACCTGCAGAGAATGAAGTgaaagaatcaaaagttgaaagagCACGACGATTAGCTGCTCTTCATACTTCTGTGAGAGACgataaagatgaagaaggaCCCCCGGTTAAAGCAACCAAACCTATGAAGTAG